In Pedobacter sp. W3I1, one DNA window encodes the following:
- a CDS encoding alpha/beta hydrolase produces MNTYFISGLGADKRIFSKLKLNEKINIIHINWITPNKNESLASYAERLSSAIDITLPFALVGVSFGGMIAVEIAKILRPATTIIISSTMMSTHLPALYRFAGKLGLLKFIPARLLKSSNKLTQNYYFGTRSSNEKTLLGQIIKDTDPYFLKWAIGSILSWRNKIKPKDIYHIHGTNDKILYAKTAQPDFIIENGTHFMVYQNAKEISGIIDRIVLNSEID; encoded by the coding sequence ATGAATACTTATTTTATCAGCGGTTTAGGTGCCGATAAAAGAATTTTTTCTAAGCTAAAGCTGAATGAAAAGATCAATATCATTCATATAAATTGGATTACGCCAAATAAAAATGAATCATTAGCATCATACGCCGAACGATTAAGTAGCGCGATAGACATCACCCTGCCTTTTGCCCTGGTGGGCGTTTCTTTTGGGGGGATGATTGCAGTAGAAATTGCAAAAATATTAAGACCTGCAACAACGATTATCATTTCGAGTACAATGATGAGTACTCATTTACCAGCATTATACCGCTTTGCAGGGAAACTTGGACTGTTAAAATTTATTCCCGCAAGACTCTTAAAATCATCGAATAAGCTCACTCAAAATTACTATTTTGGTACACGTTCGAGCAATGAGAAAACATTGCTAGGCCAGATTATAAAAGATACTGATCCTTATTTTTTGAAATGGGCCATCGGGAGTATTTTAAGCTGGAGGAATAAAATCAAACCTAAAGATATCTACCATATTCACGGCACCAACGATAAAATTCTATATGCTAAAACAGCACAACCAGATTTTATCATCGAAAACGGAACGCATTTTATGGTGTATCAAAATGCTAAGGAAATTTCAGGAATTATTGATCGGATAGTATTGAACAGTGAAATCGACTAA
- the ung gene encoding uracil-DNA glycosylase: MSAALEPGWLAVLKEEFEKDYMKSLKSFLQEEKQNGATVYPKGTDIFNALNTTPFDQVKVVILGQDPYHGAGQAHGLSFSVQRGVAVPPSLKNIYKELETDIEGFKTPNHGHLTHWAEQGVLLLNATLTVRASEAGSHQNRGWEIFTDEIIKALSQKREHIVFLLWGKYAQQKAALIDQRKHYVLTAAHPSPFSAHSGFFGSKHFSKANQLLVQNNLTPIDWNLPA, encoded by the coding sequence ATGTCTGCAGCATTAGAACCAGGTTGGTTAGCCGTTTTAAAAGAAGAATTTGAAAAAGACTACATGAAAAGTCTTAAGTCTTTTTTACAGGAGGAGAAACAGAATGGCGCAACGGTTTACCCAAAAGGCACTGATATTTTCAATGCCTTAAACACCACACCATTTGATCAGGTAAAGGTTGTCATTTTAGGTCAGGACCCTTATCATGGTGCTGGACAAGCGCATGGCCTCTCTTTTTCCGTACAACGTGGTGTAGCGGTTCCACCCTCGTTAAAAAATATATACAAAGAGCTGGAAACTGATATTGAAGGTTTTAAAACACCAAACCATGGACATTTAACGCATTGGGCTGAACAAGGCGTATTGTTGTTAAATGCCACTTTAACTGTTCGTGCTTCAGAAGCAGGCTCGCATCAAAACCGTGGCTGGGAAATTTTTACCGATGAAATTATTAAGGCTTTATCTCAGAAACGCGAACATATTGTATTTCTGTTATGGGGTAAATATGCGCAGCAGAAAGCGGCTTTAATCGACCAGAGAAAGCACTATGTATTGACAGCTGCTCACCCATCGCCGTTTTCGGCCCACAGTGGCTTCTTCGGATCGAAACATTTTTCGAAAGCAAATCAGCTCCTTGTACAAAATAACTTAACACCTATCGACTGGAATTTACCAGCATAA
- a CDS encoding thioredoxin family protein, whose amino-acid sequence MKILLSITLIVLAMNVSAQEVNKKIHDQVHNKDILINACTREGITAFPEFKEMYDPLYAAYIPDAATLIELKKLVKNEKIKIVLGTWCGDSKANVPNFLKILDALHFKEKNVEIIAVDGNKKAENGIIDGLDIVRVPTFIVFDKKGKELGRIIEGPKTTLEGDLLVIYKKKS is encoded by the coding sequence ATGAAAATCCTCTTATCCATAACCCTAATCGTACTTGCAATGAACGTTTCTGCACAAGAAGTTAATAAAAAAATCCACGATCAAGTCCACAATAAAGACATATTAATTAATGCTTGTACGCGTGAGGGCATTACCGCTTTTCCTGAGTTTAAAGAAATGTACGATCCACTTTACGCGGCATATATACCGGATGCGGCAACACTGATCGAATTGAAAAAACTGGTTAAGAACGAAAAAATCAAAATTGTTTTAGGTACCTGGTGTGGCGACAGCAAAGCAAACGTACCAAACTTCCTTAAAATTTTAGACGCCTTGCACTTTAAAGAGAAAAATGTAGAAATTATTGCGGTTGATGGAAATAAAAAAGCTGAAAACGGCATTATAGATGGCTTAGATATCGTAAGGGTGCCAACTTTTATTGTTTTTGATAAAAAAGGAAAAGAACTTGGACGGATTATAGAGGGACCTAAAACAACACTCGAAGGTGATCTGTTAGTTATTTATAAGAAAAAATCTTAA
- a CDS encoding DUF2892 domain-containing protein, with the protein MPNIIRLIAGFALLGGAVALFIFGFWPWGIVAILLGIIVLVTYFFNENMLLAQWFLRKDNMPKAKMFLDRITNYETQLIKVQHGYYNLLIGLIESRTAPMQSEKYFKKSLALGMQMDHNIALAKLSLAGIAMAKRNKREATMYLAEAKKADKNKLLADQIKQMKDQMGMMDKQQQVRYR; encoded by the coding sequence ATGCCAAATATTATCAGATTAATTGCGGGGTTTGCTTTACTGGGTGGCGCAGTAGCTTTATTTATTTTCGGCTTTTGGCCTTGGGGTATTGTTGCCATTTTATTAGGAATAATTGTACTGGTAACTTATTTCTTTAACGAGAACATGCTTTTAGCACAATGGTTTCTTAGAAAAGATAACATGCCTAAAGCAAAAATGTTTTTAGATCGGATTACCAATTACGAAACACAGTTGATTAAAGTTCAACATGGTTATTATAACTTATTGATCGGGTTAATTGAAAGCAGAACAGCACCGATGCAGAGTGAGAAGTATTTCAAGAAATCGCTTGCATTAGGCATGCAGATGGATCATAATATTGCTTTGGCGAAATTAAGTTTAGCGGGCATTGCAATGGCTAAGCGTAACAAACGCGAAGCAACCATGTATCTTGCCGAAGCGAAAAAAGCAGATAAAAATAAATTACTGGCCGATCAGATTAAACAAATGAAAGATCAGATGGGCATGATGGACAAGCAACAGCAAGTTCGTTACAGATAG
- a CDS encoding YdeI/OmpD-associated family protein has product MDIRKPKPFVAEIKIIGINPFVFVPEEALNYVFHQAGKNKGQLPITMKIDGHEFKQTLVKYAGDWRLYLNTPMRKAAGKDVGDIAIFEIEFDTTERLIVMHPKLVKALAEDKTAKDVFDSLAPYLQKEIIRYIANLKTEATVDKNVKRAIRFLLGEERFIGRDRP; this is encoded by the coding sequence ATGGATATCAGAAAACCGAAACCTTTTGTGGCCGAAATTAAAATTATTGGCATCAATCCCTTTGTATTTGTACCAGAGGAAGCATTAAACTATGTATTCCATCAGGCAGGAAAAAATAAAGGTCAGCTTCCAATCACAATGAAAATTGATGGGCATGAGTTTAAACAAACCTTAGTAAAATATGCTGGCGATTGGCGTTTGTACCTGAATACCCCTATGCGAAAAGCAGCAGGCAAAGATGTTGGGGACATTGCAATCTTTGAAATTGAATTTGACACAACCGAACGTTTAATAGTTATGCACCCGAAGCTGGTGAAGGCTTTGGCAGAAGATAAAACAGCTAAAGATGTATTCGATAGCCTTGCTCCCTATTTACAAAAAGAAATTATACGGTATATTGCCAATCTTAAAACAGAAGCAACGGTAGATAAAAATGTTAAACGAGCGATCAGATTTCTTTTAGGTGAGGAAAGATTTATTGGAAGAGATAGACCATAA